One region of Bacillus zhangzhouensis genomic DNA includes:
- a CDS encoding S8 family serine peptidase — protein sequence MKKVISRSSVLLFSTIFMLSTFFTGQQAAAAPSHKKVELEKAEIFSEINVNSRKQTTVIVELKEKSLVEAQQDGEAQTKASLKKSRTKVKNAALKEIDKASVRQEYEKVFSGFSMKLPANEIPKLLAVDGVKAVYPDVTYKTDEVKKKSIQLPNEDVSPLMDKSAPFIGAPKAWDAGYSGKGVKVAVIDTGVDYTHPDLKGNFGLYKGYDFVDNDYSPQETPKGDPRGESTDHGTHVAGTIAANGQIKGVAKDATLLAYRVLGPGGSGTTENVLAGIDRAVTDGADVMNLSLGNSVNNPDYATSIALDWAMSEGVVAVTSNGNSGPNSWTVGSPGTSRDAISVGATQLPYSLYNVKFPNYSTAKVMGYYQESDLKALDQKQVTLVQAGIGDEKAFENIDVKGKVAVIERGAIAFVDKVDNAKAAGAIGVVMYNNTDGEIPVDVPGLALPTMKLSKAEGTALIKAIEAGNNTTVLSIQFVKELSEQVADFSSRGPVVDTWMIKPDLSAPGVSIVSTIPTHDPSQPYGYGSKQGTSMASPHVAGVAAIIKQAKPSYSTEQIKALLMNTAEKLFDANGSPFPHNTQGTGSVRIIESLQASSIVSDASYSYGTFLKEKGVQIKTKKFKIENLSKAPKTYTIDYKFNGSGIRTNGTKKITVKGNSTGSFTSAVQVNYRKTKKGTYQGSITIRENGRKITEIPTLLIVKEPDYPRVTSISVEPDNRAGTYVISSYLPGGAENLAFLVYSTDGEYLGEAGVYQHVDKGEHRVKWNGTINQGQKLEAGEYTMLAYASLKGKSDTVQTKEPFDIYPE from the coding sequence ATGAAAAAGGTAATATCTCGTTCTTCTGTTCTATTGTTCTCCACTATTTTTATGTTATCCACATTCTTTACCGGTCAACAGGCGGCGGCGGCTCCATCTCACAAAAAGGTGGAACTAGAAAAAGCAGAAATCTTCAGTGAAATCAATGTCAACTCGAGAAAACAAACCACTGTCATTGTTGAATTAAAGGAGAAATCCTTAGTGGAAGCCCAACAAGATGGCGAAGCGCAAACAAAAGCCTCCCTCAAAAAATCTCGAACAAAAGTAAAAAACGCAGCACTCAAAGAGATAGATAAAGCGAGTGTTCGTCAAGAATATGAAAAAGTTTTCTCTGGTTTCTCTATGAAACTTCCTGCAAACGAAATCCCGAAGCTGCTCGCAGTTGATGGAGTCAAAGCCGTTTATCCGGATGTTACATATAAAACCGATGAAGTGAAAAAGAAAAGCATCCAGCTTCCAAACGAAGATGTCTCCCCGCTTATGGATAAGAGTGCTCCATTTATCGGTGCACCAAAAGCATGGGATGCCGGCTATTCTGGAAAAGGGGTTAAAGTCGCTGTCATTGATACTGGAGTAGACTATACCCACCCGGATTTAAAAGGAAACTTCGGTTTATACAAAGGCTATGATTTTGTTGATAATGATTATTCTCCGCAAGAGACACCGAAAGGAGATCCTAGAGGCGAATCCACAGATCACGGCACACACGTCGCAGGAACAATTGCGGCAAATGGACAAATTAAAGGTGTTGCAAAGGATGCCACGCTTCTTGCATACCGTGTACTTGGACCAGGTGGATCTGGAACAACTGAAAATGTTCTTGCAGGCATCGACCGGGCTGTTACTGACGGAGCAGATGTCATGAACCTCTCTCTTGGAAACAGTGTCAATAACCCTGATTATGCAACGAGCATTGCACTCGATTGGGCCATGTCTGAAGGTGTAGTCGCTGTTACTTCGAATGGAAACAGCGGTCCAAACAGTTGGACTGTCGGTTCTCCCGGCACGTCAAGAGATGCCATTTCTGTCGGAGCAACCCAGCTTCCTTACAGCCTTTACAATGTGAAATTCCCGAATTATTCTACTGCAAAAGTCATGGGATACTACCAAGAGAGTGATCTAAAAGCGCTTGACCAAAAACAAGTCACACTCGTCCAAGCAGGAATCGGTGACGAAAAGGCATTTGAAAACATCGATGTTAAAGGAAAGGTGGCCGTGATTGAACGTGGGGCCATTGCTTTTGTGGATAAAGTCGACAATGCAAAAGCCGCTGGTGCAATCGGCGTTGTGATGTATAACAATACCGATGGAGAAATCCCAGTCGATGTACCAGGTCTCGCACTACCTACGATGAAGCTGTCAAAAGCTGAAGGAACAGCGCTTATCAAAGCCATTGAGGCTGGAAACAATACAACGGTCCTCTCCATTCAATTTGTCAAAGAGCTTAGTGAGCAAGTCGCTGACTTCTCATCCCGCGGACCTGTTGTGGATACGTGGATGATTAAGCCTGATCTATCAGCACCCGGTGTCAGCATTGTGAGTACGATCCCAACGCATGATCCTTCTCAGCCCTACGGATATGGTTCTAAGCAAGGAACAAGTATGGCATCTCCGCATGTGGCAGGAGTTGCAGCGATCATCAAACAAGCAAAACCATCGTACTCAACTGAACAAATCAAAGCACTGCTGATGAATACAGCAGAAAAACTGTTTGATGCAAATGGCAGCCCATTCCCTCATAACACACAAGGAACAGGCAGCGTTCGAATCATCGAATCACTTCAAGCGTCTTCTATCGTTTCTGATGCGAGTTACTCTTACGGCACTTTCTTGAAAGAAAAAGGCGTTCAAATCAAAACGAAGAAATTCAAGATAGAAAACCTTTCAAAAGCACCGAAAACGTATACCATTGATTACAAATTTAATGGCAGCGGCATTAGGACAAATGGAACTAAAAAAATCACCGTCAAAGGAAATTCCACTGGATCCTTTACTTCCGCAGTACAGGTAAATTATAGAAAAACCAAAAAAGGGACATACCAAGGCAGCATAACCATTCGCGAAAATGGCCGAAAAATCACAGAAATCCCTACTTTATTGATTGTGAAAGAGCCTGATTATCCGCGTGTCACTTCTATTTCCGTAGAGCCGGACAATCGCGCTGGAACCTATGTCATTAGCAGCTACCTGCCTGGCGGTGCTGAGAACCTTGCATTCCTTGTCTACTCGACCGATGGAGAGTATTTAGGGGAAGCTGGTGTTTATCAACATGTTGATAAAGGAGAGCACCGCGTAAAATGGAATGGCACGATCAATCAAGGGCAGAAACTTGAAGCTGGTGAGTATACAATGCTTGCGTATGCAAGTTTGAAAGGAAAATCAGATACCGTACAAACGAAGGAGCCTTTCGATATTTACCCTGAATAA
- the nfsA gene encoding oxygen-insensitive NADPH nitroreductase → MNKTIETILNHRSIRSFTDDRLTEEEVLTLIKSAQAASTSSYVQAYSIIGVTDQEKKAKLAELAGNQPYVEKNGHFFVFCADLKRHDHIAKKAGKNHQEALENTEAFLISVIDAALAAQNVSVAAESMGLGICYIGGLRNQLREVSELLETPSYVLPLFGLAVGHPANHSSQKERLPVELIYHENSYQQDEAHVDRYLKEYDDRISAYYEARTNGERKDTWSEQMLRGFSQPKRAFLGEFVKEKGFNRK, encoded by the coding sequence TTGAACAAAACGATAGAAACCATATTAAATCATCGATCCATCCGTTCGTTTACAGACGACCGTTTGACAGAAGAAGAGGTGCTGACACTGATCAAAAGTGCACAGGCTGCTTCGACATCAAGCTATGTACAGGCGTATAGTATTATTGGTGTGACAGATCAGGAGAAGAAGGCCAAGCTTGCTGAACTGGCTGGAAATCAGCCATACGTTGAGAAGAATGGGCATTTCTTTGTCTTCTGTGCAGACTTGAAACGTCATGATCATATTGCAAAAAAAGCAGGGAAGAATCATCAAGAGGCGCTTGAGAATACGGAAGCCTTTCTCATCAGCGTCATTGATGCGGCATTGGCTGCACAAAATGTCAGTGTTGCCGCAGAATCAATGGGACTTGGGATCTGCTATATTGGCGGACTGCGTAACCAGCTGAGAGAAGTCTCGGAATTGCTTGAAACACCATCTTATGTGCTGCCGTTATTCGGTCTGGCTGTTGGCCATCCAGCTAACCACTCGTCACAAAAGGAACGGCTGCCAGTTGAACTAATATATCATGAAAATTCATATCAGCAAGATGAAGCGCATGTGGATCGTTATTTAAAAGAATACGACGATCGTATTTCTGCATATTATGAAGCACGAACAAACGGTGAGAGAAAAGATACTTGGTCTGAGCAGATGCTGCGGGGCTTTAGCCAGCCAAAGCGTGCCTTCCTTGGAGAATTTGTGAAAGAGAAGGGGTTTAATCGAAAATAA
- a CDS encoding FtsW/RodA/SpoVE family cell cycle protein, translated as MNKQNTSPYYQGDLIFIFLAFFAISVIAIYAAGQFGQYGSNAWTRQIIYYMVGVLCIVAINYFDLEQLEKLSLYIFIGGIMLLILLKIAPAQIGGHDFAPIKNGAKSWFVLPGIGTFQPSEFMKIGLIMMLASVIGKSTPRGKRTLEDDIFLLLKIAGVAAVPVGLIFLQDAGTAAVCMFIVVVMVFLSGINWKLISLIGSVIVLVVASVLAVIILFPDFAKTIGIQQYQINRITAWLPDSSSTANEAQTQDASGSDKYQVEQAIMAIGAGQIFGNGIKNLKVYVPEAQTDMIFSIIGEAFGFIGCAFVVIMFFFLIYRLVVLIDRIHPYSRFASFFCVGYTALIVIHTFQNIGMNIGVMPVTGIPLLFISFGGSSVLSVLIGFGIVYNASVQLTKYQSYLFK; from the coding sequence ATGAACAAGCAGAATACATCTCCTTACTATCAAGGAGATTTGATTTTTATATTTTTAGCCTTCTTTGCCATCAGTGTCATTGCAATTTATGCTGCGGGTCAATTTGGGCAGTATGGATCTAATGCATGGACCAGACAGATCATATACTATATGGTCGGAGTTCTATGTATTGTTGCTATTAATTATTTTGACTTAGAGCAATTAGAGAAGCTGAGCTTATATATATTTATAGGCGGCATTATGCTGTTAATTCTTCTGAAAATCGCTCCTGCACAAATCGGGGGTCATGATTTTGCTCCAATCAAAAATGGTGCAAAAAGCTGGTTTGTGTTACCTGGAATAGGGACATTTCAGCCTTCAGAGTTCATGAAAATTGGTTTGATTATGATGCTCGCATCTGTCATTGGAAAGTCTACACCTAGAGGAAAGCGGACATTAGAGGATGATATTTTCCTTCTATTAAAAATTGCCGGAGTGGCAGCCGTACCAGTTGGTTTGATCTTCTTGCAAGATGCAGGGACTGCGGCTGTTTGTATGTTTATTGTTGTCGTGATGGTCTTTTTATCAGGGATCAATTGGAAACTGATCTCTCTCATTGGTTCAGTGATTGTGCTTGTAGTTGCCTCTGTTTTAGCTGTAATCATCTTATTCCCTGATTTTGCGAAAACAATAGGCATTCAGCAGTACCAGATCAACCGGATTACCGCTTGGCTGCCTGATAGTTCTTCGACAGCCAACGAAGCACAGACGCAGGATGCATCTGGATCTGATAAATATCAAGTGGAGCAGGCCATTATGGCCATTGGTGCAGGACAGATTTTTGGGAATGGTATTAAAAACTTAAAGGTCTATGTTCCAGAAGCACAAACGGATATGATTTTCTCTATTATAGGTGAAGCCTTTGGCTTTATCGGCTGTGCGTTTGTTGTGATTATGTTCTTCTTCTTGATCTACCGGCTTGTCGTACTGATTGATCGTATCCATCCTTATAGTCGATTTGCGTCATTCTTCTGCGTAGGATATACAGCGCTGATTGTGATCCATACGTTCCAGAACATTGGGATGAACATAGGCGTGATGCCTGTAACAGGGATTCCGCTCTTATTTATCAGCTTTGGAGGAAGTTCTGTCTTGTCTGTTCTCATTGGTTTCGGGATCGTATATAACGCAAGTGTTCAATTAACGAAATATCAAAGCTATTTATTTAAATAA